The Natrinema sp. HArc-T2 genome has a segment encoding these proteins:
- a CDS encoding LEA type 2 family protein gives MVLLVAALLVTTAAYGVLTGGRPQVESVDNDWGTVTTDRTEIETQLTVANPLLPRAGDAVADVSYTVSMNDIEVATGETTNVSLGGDERTVTVTTWFDNGEIPTWWAGHVNRNETTTVRIDPDVVVDYAGIRLPAEEWTRTRTVHTDLLEPLETNESQRLQVANQTVLVVTETNARWGNATVTRTPIDASATVTNPTPLPVPITELRYTVRLNGIVVGQGSAGQQTVLQPDSTRTLEATAAINNSKLDEWWVTHLRNDERSTLTVQFNATLAYGDVERTVPLEFLSYQRPFETDLLGAEPERMNESAGDQTERAREQLSRQRRSQRTEDATAGHSSHGRRVRVQN, from the coding sequence GTGGTGCTCCTCGTAGCTGCCCTGCTCGTCACAACGGCAGCCTACGGCGTTCTCACGGGAGGCCGCCCGCAGGTCGAATCGGTCGACAACGACTGGGGGACCGTCACGACGGACCGAACGGAAATCGAGACGCAACTCACCGTCGCCAATCCGCTGTTGCCCCGCGCTGGCGATGCCGTGGCGGACGTCTCGTATACGGTTTCGATGAACGACATCGAAGTCGCAACGGGAGAGACAACCAACGTCTCTCTCGGCGGCGACGAGCGTACTGTCACCGTCACCACGTGGTTCGACAACGGCGAAATCCCGACGTGGTGGGCCGGCCACGTCAACAGAAACGAGACGACGACAGTTCGAATCGATCCCGACGTCGTCGTCGACTACGCCGGTATTCGCCTCCCGGCAGAAGAGTGGACTCGGACCCGAACCGTTCACACGGACCTGCTCGAGCCACTCGAAACGAACGAGAGTCAGCGGTTACAGGTGGCCAACCAAACGGTGCTGGTCGTCACCGAGACGAACGCACGGTGGGGCAACGCGACCGTCACCCGAACGCCGATCGACGCGTCGGCGACGGTAACCAACCCGACGCCGCTTCCGGTGCCGATCACGGAACTTCGATACACGGTCCGGCTGAATGGCATCGTCGTCGGGCAGGGCAGCGCCGGCCAACAGACCGTCTTGCAACCCGACAGCACCCGAACGCTCGAGGCCACTGCAGCAATCAACAACTCCAAACTCGACGAGTGGTGGGTCACACACCTCCGAAACGACGAACGGTCGACCCTGACAGTTCAATTCAACGCGACGCTGGCGTACGGCGACGTCGAGCGAACGGTCCCCCTCGAGTTTCTCTCGTACCAGCGACCGTTCGAAACGGACCTGCTCGGAGCGGAACCCGAGCGCATGAACGAGTCCGCTGGCGACCAGACCGAACGGGCACGGGAACAGCTGTCACGTCAGCGCCGATCGCAGCGCACGGAAGACGCGACAGCGGGCCACTCGAGCCACGGGAGACGCGTTCGAGTGCAGAACTGA
- a CDS encoding AIM24 family protein, with protein MNVDEFVTANEPKAGGETFQLENSTLLDIDLDGTVMAKAGSMIAYDGDVSFTGKSSAEGGITGFLKEKATGEGTPVMEATGTGHLYLADQEKKIQLLELDAGQSISVNGNDVLAFESSVNYEIRTIKSIAGFSAGGMTNVFLEGPGSVAITTHGEPLVLRPPVRTDPSATVAWSETTPGSHVDSALSNMIGQSSDETYQLEFTGSEGFVVVQPFEERGPQQ; from the coding sequence ATGAACGTCGACGAATTTGTCACTGCAAACGAACCGAAAGCTGGCGGCGAGACGTTTCAACTCGAGAACTCGACGCTGCTCGATATCGACCTCGACGGAACCGTCATGGCAAAAGCCGGATCGATGATCGCCTACGACGGGGACGTCTCGTTCACGGGAAAATCGTCTGCCGAAGGCGGCATTACGGGCTTCCTCAAGGAGAAAGCGACGGGAGAGGGAACGCCGGTGATGGAGGCGACCGGCACCGGCCACCTCTATCTGGCAGATCAGGAAAAGAAGATTCAACTCCTCGAGCTGGATGCCGGCCAGTCGATTTCGGTCAACGGCAACGACGTCCTCGCGTTCGAGTCGAGCGTGAACTACGAAATCCGGACGATCAAGAGCATCGCGGGCTTTTCGGCCGGCGGTATGACGAACGTCTTCCTCGAGGGACCCGGCAGCGTCGCGATCACGACCCACGGCGAGCCGCTGGTCTTGCGCCCGCCGGTTCGCACTGACCCCAGTGCGACCGTCGCCTGGAGCGAGACGACGCCCGGCAGCCACGTCGACAGCGCGCTCTCGAATATGATCGGCCAGTCCTCTGATGAGACCTACCAGCTCGAGTTTACGGGATCGGAGGGATTCGTGGTCGTCCAGCCCTTCGAGGAACGCGGGCCACAGCAGTAG
- a CDS encoding pyridoxamine 5'-phosphate oxidase family protein — translation MPAPDFRGTWSEPEVETFLQEVTIPLRVATQRPDGSLWLVTLWYRYRDGRLECATGASSALVRFLRHEPAVAFEVSTNDVPYRGIRGNGTAELEPDHDKAVLRALLERYLGGTDSDLAVWLLDDAREEIRIRIEPHEIYSWDYSERMGEGSSESADESDN, via the coding sequence ATGCCCGCACCAGACTTCCGCGGCACCTGGTCCGAACCCGAAGTCGAGACCTTCTTACAGGAGGTGACGATTCCACTCCGCGTCGCCACCCAGCGACCGGACGGCTCGCTGTGGCTCGTCACGCTGTGGTATCGCTACCGCGACGGCAGGCTCGAGTGTGCGACCGGAGCCAGTTCGGCGCTCGTTCGCTTCCTCCGGCACGAGCCAGCGGTCGCCTTCGAGGTTTCGACCAACGACGTCCCCTATCGCGGCATTAGGGGCAACGGGACTGCCGAACTCGAACCCGATCACGACAAGGCGGTCCTACGGGCGCTCCTCGAGCGGTATCTCGGCGGGACGGACTCCGACCTCGCCGTGTGGCTGCTCGACGACGCTCGCGAGGAGATCCGGATTCGGATCGAGCCCCACGAGATCTATAGCTGGGATTACAGCGAGCGGATGGGCGAGGGCTCGAGCGAAAGCGCAGACGAGAGTGACAACTGA
- a CDS encoding ATP-binding protein, whose protein sequence is MKTKRLFVLLLALIAVVLTASVVVGFQHHKEALFTHEQAELERATMHVQSELDGQLDALQRTTEIEATNPTLTRHGSASQRRTLETFVERSSFAGASVIAANGTMTNIVADSGRPDATVGADFSDRVYFQRAMAGETYVSEPIEADSGNYILTISTPLSENGTRVGTLNAAFHLKHGDFFSQFTATLEDEQGLTIESQSGKRIYTAAPSPNTDLMEHQTTLSETGWTVSVKESRVPLQERSRELSTLQSGALLFVLGTLSLFGWWVYRRSLAQLDQVLTGFEALEHQEYQTRIELEGADEWQHIEHGFNQLSRTLDGHMRERQEYERRLETQRDNLETLNQVLRHDIRNDLQIVLAYADLLADHVEAGSDDEEYLETLRDSATQAVELTETAREMADVMLANVDDQQQVRLKPLITDVVGEVRTQYTTADITVDWEASETEVVANEMLASVFRNLVKNAIQHNDKAVPKVAVSVSDDASKVTVRVADNGPGVPDAQKDDIFGKGARGLESAGTGLGLYLAKTLVDAYGGDIWVEDNEPEGAVFVITLPKAK, encoded by the coding sequence ATGAAGACGAAGCGCCTGTTCGTTCTCTTACTCGCGCTTATCGCGGTGGTCCTCACGGCTTCCGTCGTCGTCGGCTTTCAACACCACAAGGAGGCGCTTTTCACACACGAGCAAGCGGAACTCGAGCGAGCGACGATGCACGTCCAGTCCGAACTCGACGGGCAACTCGACGCCCTGCAGCGAACCACCGAGATCGAGGCGACGAACCCGACGCTTACACGCCACGGAAGCGCGTCCCAGCGACGCACCCTCGAGACGTTCGTCGAGCGGTCATCGTTCGCCGGCGCGTCCGTCATCGCCGCCAACGGGACGATGACGAACATCGTCGCTGACTCCGGCAGGCCGGACGCAACCGTCGGCGCAGATTTCAGCGATCGCGTGTACTTCCAGCGCGCGATGGCCGGGGAGACGTACGTGAGCGAGCCGATCGAAGCCGACTCCGGCAACTACATCCTGACGATCAGTACACCGCTTTCCGAGAACGGCACGCGTGTCGGCACGCTCAACGCGGCGTTTCACCTGAAACACGGGGACTTCTTCTCACAGTTTACCGCGACGCTCGAGGACGAACAGGGGTTGACGATCGAGTCACAATCCGGCAAGCGCATCTATACGGCCGCGCCGTCACCGAACACCGACCTGATGGAACACCAGACAACGCTCTCGGAGACCGGGTGGACGGTGAGCGTCAAGGAAAGTCGAGTACCGCTACAAGAACGGAGTCGAGAGCTCTCGACCCTTCAAAGCGGTGCTCTCCTGTTCGTACTCGGCACGCTCTCCCTGTTCGGGTGGTGGGTCTACCGGCGAAGCCTCGCGCAACTCGACCAGGTGCTGACCGGCTTCGAAGCGCTCGAACATCAGGAGTATCAAACCCGCATCGAACTCGAGGGAGCAGACGAGTGGCAGCACATCGAGCACGGGTTCAATCAGTTGAGTCGGACGCTCGACGGGCATATGCGCGAGCGGCAAGAATACGAACGTCGACTCGAGACCCAGCGTGACAACCTCGAGACGTTGAATCAAGTGTTGCGCCACGATATCCGCAACGACCTGCAGATCGTACTCGCCTACGCGGACCTGCTGGCCGACCACGTCGAAGCGGGAAGCGACGACGAAGAATACCTCGAGACGCTCCGAGACAGTGCGACGCAGGCGGTCGAGTTGACGGAGACGGCGCGGGAGATGGCCGACGTGATGCTTGCGAACGTAGACGATCAGCAGCAGGTTCGTCTGAAACCCCTCATCACGGATGTCGTTGGGGAGGTCCGGACACAGTATACGACGGCAGACATCACCGTCGACTGGGAGGCCTCCGAGACGGAAGTGGTGGCAAACGAGATGCTCGCCTCGGTCTTCCGAAATCTGGTAAAAAACGCCATCCAACACAATGACAAGGCGGTTCCCAAGGTAGCCGTTTCGGTGAGCGACGACGCAAGCAAGGTCACCGTTCGCGTCGCGGACAACGGTCCCGGCGTCCCTGACGCGCAAAAGGACGATATCTTCGGCAAAGGCGCGCGCGGACTCGAAAGTGCCGGAACTGGACTCGGCCTGTATTTGGCCAAGACCCTAGTCGACGCCTATGGCGGCGACATCTGGGTCGAAGACAACGAGCCCGAGGGCGCCGTCTTCGTAATCACGCTACCAAAAGCCAAGTAG
- a CDS encoding sodium:calcium antiporter — MRRQALGAISAALALTLPWVAVWGATDLLPQFAPAALRTLPTLGTVIVSGLAVLGASFLLAWAAETAEKDVPRAFAIAVLAVLAVAPEYAVDALYAWNAGQFAGTERGIEAGNLAVANMTGANRILIGIGWAGIALFTIFRRGASTDPAVERRPGFLADVVSLDRDIGLEIVFLLAATLWAFFVPFNGGIDIFDMLFLVGLYVCYIAVILRGEAEPETQHVGVPAYLQRFSRPRRTATVFLLFAYSGAMIFTAVEPFAHGLEELGQSVGIPSFFMIQWIAPLASESPELIVVVYLVNKARSTAGFNALISSKLNQWTLLIGTLVVVHSLALGRYGVLAFDFKQSAEIWLTAAQSFFAIGLLLRFEISVREALVLLGLFFSQVVLEFLIIRELVSLPVSSTDLLLAYSVLYVVLGTALFVSRRRSFGRLVRRTAGTVSDAIPTGEERPHGVDD; from the coding sequence ATGAGACGACAAGCGCTCGGCGCGATTTCGGCTGCGCTCGCACTGACGCTCCCCTGGGTCGCCGTCTGGGGTGCGACGGATCTCCTGCCCCAGTTCGCGCCGGCAGCGCTTCGAACCCTGCCAACGCTCGGAACGGTGATCGTCTCCGGCCTCGCCGTCCTCGGAGCGTCGTTTCTGCTCGCGTGGGCGGCCGAAACCGCCGAGAAGGACGTCCCGCGAGCGTTCGCGATCGCGGTGCTGGCCGTCCTCGCGGTCGCCCCCGAGTACGCCGTCGACGCCCTGTATGCGTGGAACGCGGGCCAGTTCGCGGGCACCGAACGCGGGATCGAAGCCGGCAATCTGGCCGTCGCCAACATGACCGGCGCGAACCGCATCCTCATCGGGATCGGCTGGGCCGGCATCGCCCTCTTTACGATCTTTCGCCGGGGTGCGTCGACCGATCCCGCCGTCGAACGACGGCCCGGCTTTCTGGCCGACGTCGTCTCCCTCGACCGCGACATCGGCCTCGAGATCGTGTTCTTACTCGCCGCGACGCTCTGGGCGTTTTTCGTCCCGTTTAACGGCGGAATCGACATCTTCGACATGCTGTTTCTGGTCGGCCTGTACGTCTGCTACATCGCGGTGATCCTCCGCGGCGAGGCCGAACCCGAGACCCAACACGTCGGCGTGCCGGCGTACCTACAGCGGTTTTCGCGGCCTCGCCGCACCGCCACCGTCTTTTTGCTGTTTGCCTACTCGGGCGCGATGATCTTCACCGCCGTCGAACCCTTCGCGCACGGCCTCGAGGAACTCGGGCAGAGCGTCGGCATCCCCTCCTTTTTCATGATCCAGTGGATCGCGCCGCTGGCTTCGGAGTCGCCGGAACTCATCGTCGTCGTCTATCTGGTGAACAAGGCGCGGTCGACGGCGGGTTTCAACGCACTCATCTCGTCGAAGCTCAACCAGTGGACGCTGCTCATCGGCACCCTCGTCGTCGTCCACTCGCTCGCGCTTGGCCGCTACGGCGTCCTCGCGTTCGACTTCAAGCAGTCCGCGGAGATCTGGCTGACCGCCGCCCAGTCGTTTTTCGCGATCGGGCTGTTGCTTCGGTTCGAAATCTCCGTCCGGGAAGCGCTCGTCTTGCTCGGGTTGTTCTTCTCTCAGGTCGTCCTCGAGTTTCTCATCATCCGCGAACTCGTCTCACTCCCGGTCTCGAGTACCGACCTGTTGCTCGCGTACAGCGTCCTTTATGTCGTGCTCGGGACGGCGCTGTTCGTCAGCCGCCGGCGATCGTTCGGTCGGCTCGTCCGGCGGACAGCGGGGACGGTCAGCGATGCAATACCGACCGGCGAGGAGCGTCCGCACGGCGTCGACGACTGA
- a CDS encoding MASE3 domain-containing protein, translated as MTFSNWAFKWRSYAPAIVVVCGGFVSLLFVQVNNFLLFHSLVEFVSVLIAAAVFIITWNTRADLESRFLAILGVSYLFVGGLDLFHTLAYKGMGVFPGAGVDLPTQLWVLSRALEALSLLGAGAVGLSLDAREDATVGWTGRTLLALVSGYAVVVGLGLGSIAVGWFPQTYVPGSGLTQFKIGSEYLIIALFAASLGLIYRHRTAFDTRVFQLVAASILLTMGSELAFTFYVDVYGLSNAVGHVLKLGSFYLVYVSVVKTGIKEPQTTLYRTLARREAEARKFKKAADYSGHAVLITDRAGTIQYVNDAWVTMTGYSATEARGRTPRILNSGVHDEAFYDELWSTILAGTVWEGELVNERRNGDQFVVHQTIAPIFDADGTIQNFVAIHDDITEQKAYQRQLETDLHQSVTQLQVLARVLRHNIRNELNVVTGTAEMIRTEASDDDDDLAAMAAQIIAASDQLLAQADKQREIVQFLLEPSTEQSLDLPAVVDDVVRHLERRYPQAAITVDVPASLELRTVPELEQAITELVENGIVHATQDTPAVTISVHSRDQLVEIRVEDDGPGIPAAERQVIAGEAEIDALLHSNGMGLWLVDHIVTDAGGTIRFEDAAPRGSIVTLLIPQKQALSDESGPSEPTATAR; from the coding sequence GTGACGTTCAGCAATTGGGCGTTCAAGTGGCGATCGTACGCACCCGCCATCGTCGTAGTCTGTGGTGGGTTCGTTTCGCTGCTGTTCGTCCAAGTGAACAACTTTCTGCTCTTTCACAGCCTCGTCGAGTTCGTCAGCGTGCTCATTGCCGCTGCAGTCTTCATCATCACCTGGAACACACGGGCGGATCTGGAAAGCCGGTTTCTGGCGATCCTCGGTGTCAGTTACCTGTTCGTGGGCGGTCTCGATTTGTTCCACACGCTTGCATACAAGGGGATGGGCGTCTTTCCGGGTGCTGGTGTCGATCTCCCGACGCAGCTTTGGGTCTTGAGCCGCGCTCTCGAGGCCCTCTCGCTTCTCGGTGCGGGTGCCGTTGGCCTCTCTCTCGACGCGCGAGAGGACGCTACCGTTGGGTGGACCGGACGAACCCTGCTCGCGCTCGTGTCTGGCTACGCCGTCGTCGTCGGGCTCGGTCTCGGCTCGATCGCAGTCGGGTGGTTCCCACAGACGTACGTTCCGGGAAGCGGCTTGACGCAGTTCAAGATCGGCAGCGAATACCTGATCATCGCCCTCTTTGCAGCTAGCCTCGGCCTCATCTATCGACATCGAACGGCGTTCGATACGCGCGTCTTCCAGCTCGTCGCCGCCTCGATACTGCTGACGATGGGGTCGGAACTCGCCTTTACGTTCTACGTCGATGTCTACGGCCTGTCGAACGCCGTCGGTCACGTCCTCAAGCTCGGTTCGTTTTATCTGGTCTACGTCTCAGTCGTGAAAACCGGCATCAAAGAGCCACAGACCACACTCTATCGCACGCTCGCACGGCGCGAGGCCGAAGCCCGCAAATTCAAAAAAGCGGCTGACTACTCGGGTCATGCTGTTTTGATCACGGATCGAGCGGGCACCATTCAGTACGTCAACGACGCGTGGGTCACGATGACTGGCTATTCGGCAACCGAAGCCCGTGGACGGACACCACGGATACTCAACTCCGGTGTGCACGACGAGGCGTTTTACGACGAACTCTGGTCGACCATCCTCGCAGGCACCGTCTGGGAGGGCGAACTCGTCAACGAGCGTCGAAACGGCGATCAGTTCGTCGTCCACCAAACGATTGCGCCGATCTTCGATGCGGACGGCACGATTCAGAACTTCGTCGCGATCCACGACGACATCACCGAACAGAAGGCCTACCAACGACAGCTCGAGACCGACCTCCACCAGAGCGTCACGCAACTGCAGGTGCTCGCTCGCGTTCTCCGTCACAACATCCGCAACGAACTGAACGTGGTCACGGGGACCGCCGAGATGATCCGAACGGAGGCGTCCGACGACGACGATGACCTCGCGGCGATGGCCGCCCAGATCATCGCGGCAAGCGATCAGCTACTCGCCCAGGCCGACAAGCAACGTGAGATCGTCCAGTTCCTCCTGGAGCCGTCGACGGAGCAGTCACTCGACCTGCCAGCGGTCGTCGACGATGTCGTCCGTCACCTCGAGCGGCGCTATCCCCAGGCTGCGATCACCGTCGACGTCCCGGCCAGCCTCGAGCTACGGACGGTGCCGGAACTCGAGCAGGCGATCACGGAACTCGTCGAGAACGGGATCGTTCATGCGACACAGGACACACCCGCGGTGACGATCAGCGTCCACTCTCGAGATCAGCTGGTCGAAATCCGGGTCGAAGACGACGGACCGGGGATTCCAGCCGCGGAACGACAGGTGATCGCGGGAGAGGCAGAGATCGATGCGCTCTTACACAGCAACGGGATGGGGCTGTGGCTCGTCGACCACATTGTCACGGACGCTGGCGGCACGATTCGATTCGAGGACGCAGCGCCTCGGGGGAGTATCGTCACGCTGCTCATCCCACAAAAACAGGCGCTGAGCGACGAGAGCGGACCATCAGAGCCGACTGCCACTGCTCGGTGA